The nucleotide sequence GAGAAGCCGGTGCCGGTGTATTTCATCGGCGTGGGCGAGAAGCTGGAGGACCTGGAGACGTTCAGCGCGCGGGAATTCGCGCTGGCGCTGCTTGGGCAGGGCTGAGTCTTCGCGGGCCGTGCAGGCATGCCCGGCGCCGCGGTGCTCGTCCCCGTGGGCGAGTTGCGGCGGCTGCAGGCGGCGGCGAAACCGTCCTTGAAGGAGTTGCTGCTGTCGGACGCCGGCCGGACCGATCTGGTGCTGCCTGCCCGGGGTACGGCGCGCCGTCGCTTGCCTCGGACGCACGGCTGACGCATGTACCTGCTGGACACCAACGTCGTCTCGGAACTGCGCAGGCCGAAGCCGCACGGCGGGGTCGTGGCATGGCTGCGCGGCGTCGACGACCTCCACCTGCACTTGTCGGCGGTGACGGTGGGCGAGATCCAGGCCGGCATCGAGCTGACCCGCGAGCAGGATCCGGCCAAGGCGGCCAGCCTCGAGCAGTGGCTGGCCTCGCTCGCGAACGCCTACAACGTGCTTCCCATGGACGCGTCGGCCTTACGGGCCTGGGCCGTGATGATGCCCCGCAGATCGGACACTCTTTACGAGGACGCGATGATCGCGGCCACCGCGCAGGTGCACGGCCTTGCCGTGGTCACCCGCGACGTCTCCGATTTCAAGGCCTTCGGCGTGCCGCTGTTCAACCCGTTCGAGGGCGCTTGATGCCACCACGCAGCCGGCCGAAGCCGGTTCAGCGAGACATCACCCGCCGCGCGAAGTAGCTCGCCGCATCCACCCCCAGCACCAGCACCAGCATCGCCGCCAGCACCGACGAGGTCTCGGCCATCTGGAACAGCCCCAGGTGGAAAGCCAGCAGCTGCCCCAGGCCGCCCGCGCCCACCACGCCCAGCACCGCCGCGGCACGGATGTTGTTCTCCCAGCGGTACAGGGTGTAGCTCACCAGCTGCGGCAGCACCTGCGGCAGCGTGGCATACAGCAGCACCCGGCCCTCGCCCACGCCGCGCAGGCGCAGCGCGAAGCCCGGGCCCTCGGGCGCGTTCTCGAGGCCTTCCGCGAACAGCCGGCCCAGCACACCGGTGGTGTGCAGCGCCAGGGCCAGCGTGCCGGCCAGCGGCCCGAGGCCGGCGGCCACCAGCAGCAAGGCGGCCCACATCAGCTCGGGCACGCTGCGCAAGGCGTTCAGCAGCAGCCGGCTGGCGCCGCGCCAGCGCGCGGGATCGCCCGTGTGCGTGCGGGCCGCGGGCAGCGCCAGCAGCAGGCCGAAGACGGCCGCCAGCAGCGTGCCCACCACGGACATGGCCAGTGTTTCCAGCATGGCCGGCAGCAGCCTGGCAAGGAAGCGCGCGTCGGTGCTGGGCGCGAGCAGCTCCGCCAGGAAGCGGCCCATGTGGCGCAGCGCGTCGATCGAGAGGAACTTGCCCCACTGCAGGTCCAGCGACCAGAAACTCGCCACCACCAGGGCCAGCAGGCCCGCCACCATCCAGCAGGCGCGGCAGCGCGCATCGAACAGCGGGGGCGGCAGGCGGTAGACCTGGTTCGCGGCGGGCGGACGGCGGGAACTCATGACCTGTTCATCCCAGCGCGCGGCGCAGCACGGCGCTCAGACGGTCGGTCAGGGCCACCAGGATCACGAACACGGCCAGCAGCGTGCACACCTCGGACCCGTTGAACATCTTCATCGAGTTGTCCATCTGCTGGCCCAGGCCGCCGGCCCCGACGAAGCCCAGCACCGCCGACGAACGGATGGCGCATTCCCAGCGGTAGACCGTGTAGCTGGTCAGCTCGGCAGCGCTGGC is from Ramlibacter tataouinensis TTB310 and encodes:
- a CDS encoding type II toxin-antitoxin system VapC family toxin, with product MYLLDTNVVSELRRPKPHGGVVAWLRGVDDLHLHLSAVTVGEIQAGIELTREQDPAKAASLEQWLASLANAYNVLPMDASALRAWAVMMPRRSDTLYEDAMIAATAQVHGLAVVTRDVSDFKAFGVPLFNPFEGA
- the phnE gene encoding phosphonate ABC transporter, permease protein PhnE: MSSRRPPAANQVYRLPPPLFDARCRACWMVAGLLALVVASFWSLDLQWGKFLSIDALRHMGRFLAELLAPSTDARFLARLLPAMLETLAMSVVGTLLAAVFGLLLALPAARTHTGDPARWRGASRLLLNALRSVPELMWAALLLVAAGLGPLAGTLALALHTTGVLGRLFAEGLENAPEGPGFALRLRGVGEGRVLLYATLPQVLPQLVSYTLYRWENNIRAAAVLGVVGAGGLGQLLAFHLGLFQMAETSSVLAAMLVLVLGVDAASYFARRVMSR